A window of the Rhizobium viscosum genome harbors these coding sequences:
- a CDS encoding 5-oxoprolinase subunit C family protein, with amino-acid sequence MAIKVLHHGLSTTIQDLGRPGYFHLGIPVGGAMDRYAMRAANLLVGNDEGAAGLEAVFMGPKLEFLDDALIAVTGADMPVRIDNELQPGWTALRVRAGQTVSFDFLKSGARIYIAVSGGIDVPEALGSRSTYVIGALGGLNGRAIAAGDELPVGFGSMAGAGRSVAEELRRKPGAPAELRVLPGLYWDRLTEETKRNFFADQWKVAPEADRMGYRFRGGRKLEFVERKQPFGAGSDPSNIVDSCYPYGSIQVPGGTEPIILHRDAVSGGGYFMLGTVISADMDLIAQLQPHTPTQFIEVTMDQALAARADRQALAARLRAALA; translated from the coding sequence ATGGCCATTAAGGTTCTTCATCACGGCCTTTCCACCACTATTCAGGACCTCGGACGGCCCGGCTACTTCCATCTCGGCATCCCCGTCGGCGGCGCCATGGATCGCTATGCCATGCGGGCAGCAAATCTTCTCGTCGGCAATGATGAGGGTGCCGCCGGGCTTGAGGCTGTCTTCATGGGACCGAAGCTCGAATTTCTCGACGATGCTCTGATTGCCGTCACCGGCGCCGACATGCCTGTCAGGATCGATAATGAGCTGCAGCCGGGATGGACCGCGCTCAGGGTCAGGGCAGGGCAGACCGTAAGCTTTGACTTTCTGAAATCCGGGGCGCGGATTTACATTGCCGTATCGGGGGGCATCGACGTTCCCGAAGCGTTAGGCAGCCGATCGACCTATGTGATCGGCGCCCTCGGTGGTCTTAACGGCAGGGCCATCGCTGCTGGGGATGAGCTTCCCGTCGGTTTCGGTTCGATGGCAGGCGCGGGCCGATCCGTTGCCGAAGAGCTCCGTCGCAAACCCGGCGCACCGGCTGAGCTCAGGGTCTTGCCGGGGCTCTATTGGGACCGGTTGACGGAAGAGACAAAGCGCAACTTCTTTGCTGACCAGTGGAAGGTAGCGCCGGAGGCCGATCGCATGGGCTATCGTTTCCGCGGCGGCCGCAAGCTCGAATTCGTCGAGCGCAAGCAGCCTTTCGGCGCGGGCTCGGACCCCTCCAATATCGTCGACAGCTGCTATCCCTATGGTTCGATCCAGGTGCCGGGCGGGACGGAGCCGATCATTCTGCATCGCGATGCCGTTTCCGGCGGCGGTTATTTCATGCTGGGAACAGTGATCTCGGCCGATATGGATCTGATCGCGCAATTACAGCCGCATACGCCGACGCAGTTCATTGAGGTCACGATGGATCAGGCGCTGGCGGCTCGGGCGGATCGGCAGGCGTTGGCTGCGCGTCTTCGCGCGGCCTTGGCTTAG
- a CDS encoding 5-oxoprolinase subunit B family protein — MPARFTFGGDEHLFVECSDEMSLEAFFKSLSMARGVRESAIRGVTEVCPANASFQIKFDPDRIKPDDLLREVRAIEGAAEKAEPVITTRIVEIPVFYNDPWTHETLMRFRERHQEPTGTDLDYAARVNGYGAVQDFISAHAGSPWFVSMVGFVAGLPFMYQMVERQRQIEVPKYLRPRTDTPRLTVGHGGCFGCIYSVRGAGGYQMFGITPMPIFDPTQSTSYLRDFMVFFRPGDIVKFRPIDRDGYDQAVEDVDKGRFAPPIREVSFDLRQYQADIDGYNAKLEGALYGH; from the coding sequence ATGCCTGCTCGCTTTACATTCGGAGGTGACGAACATCTCTTCGTCGAATGCAGCGACGAGATGTCCCTCGAAGCTTTCTTCAAGAGCCTGTCGATGGCCAGGGGCGTGCGCGAGAGCGCCATTCGGGGCGTCACTGAAGTCTGCCCCGCCAACGCTTCCTTCCAGATCAAATTCGATCCGGATCGGATCAAGCCGGACGACCTCTTACGCGAGGTCAGGGCAATCGAGGGAGCGGCCGAAAAGGCAGAGCCTGTCATTACGACCCGTATCGTCGAAATTCCAGTCTTCTACAACGATCCGTGGACGCATGAGACGCTGATGCGTTTTCGCGAGCGGCACCAGGAGCCCACGGGCACCGATCTGGACTACGCCGCCCGGGTCAACGGTTATGGAGCGGTGCAGGATTTCATATCGGCCCATGCAGGATCGCCATGGTTCGTCTCCATGGTCGGCTTCGTCGCCGGCCTGCCGTTCATGTACCAGATGGTCGAGCGGCAGCGGCAGATCGAGGTGCCGAAATATCTGCGCCCGCGCACCGATACGCCGCGGTTGACGGTCGGCCATGGCGGCTGCTTCGGCTGCATCTATTCGGTACGTGGGGCAGGCGGCTATCAGATGTTCGGCATTACGCCGATGCCGATCTTCGATCCCACGCAATCGACGAGCTATCTGCGCGATTTCATGGTCTTCTTCCGCCCCGGCGACATCGTGAAATTCCGGCCGATCGATCGCGACGGCTATGACCAGGCGGTCGAGGATGTCGACAAGGGGCGCTTCGCCCCGCCGATCCGTGAGGTCAGTTTCGACCTCAGGCAATACCAGGCCGATATCGACGGCTACAACGCCAAGCTGGAGGGCGCTTTGTATGGCCATTAA
- a CDS encoding acetyl-CoA carboxylase biotin carboxylase subunit: MTIRSVLVANRGEIAVRIIKAAKALGIRTVQVHSAADVDMLAVKLADEAINIGSPAPKKSYLNIEAIISAARSAGVDAVHPGYGFLSENGDFADAVEAAGMIFIGPSGEAIRLLGDKVAARAIAARAGVPTVPGSDGRVADIGAAEAIAGRTGFPVMIKAAAGGGGRGIRIVRSLAELREQFPLASAEAAAAFGDGGLYMEKVITRARHIEVQIFGDGQNFVHCFERECSLQRRRQKVWEEAQAFLLPDDVRQSLCASAVALAAEVGYRGAGTVEYLYDEDSRQFFFIEVNTRIQVEHPVTEMITGIDLVQEMFKVAGGAPLSLSQSDIRVHGHAIECRINAEDPAKGFLPAPGIVTRLSIPEGDGIRFDTMLYAGYTVPPFYDSLLGKLIVWAEDRNACLDRLAAALSKLTIEGLPTTIPLHLALARDPSVRKGTFHTRFLESWLETDFSAVDGISAEVA; this comes from the coding sequence ATGACGATCCGTTCGGTCCTGGTTGCCAATCGCGGCGAGATCGCCGTCAGGATCATAAAGGCTGCCAAGGCGCTCGGCATTCGCACCGTGCAGGTCCATAGCGCCGCGGATGTCGATATGCTCGCGGTGAAGCTGGCCGACGAGGCGATCAATATCGGCTCGCCGGCTCCGAAGAAATCCTATCTGAACATTGAAGCCATCATATCGGCGGCGCGTTCGGCGGGCGTGGATGCCGTTCACCCGGGATATGGGTTTCTGTCTGAAAACGGAGACTTTGCCGATGCCGTCGAGGCCGCGGGCATGATCTTCATCGGGCCGAGCGGCGAAGCTATCCGATTGCTGGGTGATAAGGTGGCGGCGCGGGCGATTGCGGCTCGTGCCGGCGTGCCGACCGTGCCGGGAAGCGACGGCCGTGTGGCCGATATCGGGGCTGCCGAGGCGATCGCCGGGCGTACCGGTTTTCCGGTCATGATCAAGGCCGCTGCCGGCGGCGGCGGACGCGGCATCCGCATCGTTCGGTCGCTGGCCGAACTCAGGGAGCAGTTTCCGCTCGCCTCGGCGGAGGCGGCCGCTGCTTTCGGCGATGGCGGCCTTTACATGGAGAAGGTCATCACCCGCGCCCGCCATATCGAGGTGCAGATTTTCGGCGACGGGCAGAACTTCGTACATTGTTTCGAGCGTGAGTGCTCGCTGCAGCGTCGCCGTCAGAAGGTCTGGGAGGAAGCGCAAGCCTTCCTGCTGCCCGATGACGTGCGGCAGAGCCTCTGCGCCAGCGCCGTGGCGCTTGCCGCCGAAGTCGGTTATCGCGGGGCAGGCACGGTTGAATATCTCTACGATGAGGACAGCAGGCAGTTCTTTTTCATTGAAGTGAATACCCGCATCCAGGTCGAACACCCGGTGACGGAGATGATTACCGGCATCGATCTGGTGCAGGAAATGTTCAAGGTGGCAGGCGGCGCTCCCCTGTCGCTGTCGCAGTCCGATATTCGGGTGCATGGTCATGCCATCGAGTGCCGGATCAATGCCGAGGACCCGGCCAAGGGCTTTCTGCCGGCGCCAGGCATCGTAACACGGCTTTCCATTCCAGAAGGTGACGGCATCCGTTTCGATACGATGCTTTATGCTGGTTATACCGTGCCGCCCTTCTACGATTCCCTACTCGGCAAGCTCATCGTCTGGGCCGAGGATCGCAATGCCTGCCTCGACAGGCTGGCTGCCGCCCTTTCCAAGCTGACGATCGAGGGCTTGCCGACGACGATCCCTTTGCACCTTGCGCTCGCTCGCGATCCATCGGTGCGCAAGGGCACATTCCATACGCGCTTTCTCGAATCCTGGCTGGAGACCGATTTTTCCGCGGTTGACGGCATATCAGCGGAGGTTGCCTGA
- a CDS encoding acetyl-CoA carboxylase, translated as MSRLEIRSPLPGTFYRASSPDTPPFKSEGDTVAAGDTIGLIEVMKTFQQIPAGLDGKNITFLVDNEEPVMAGQIIAEVDP; from the coding sequence ATGAGCAGGCTTGAGATCAGATCACCCCTTCCGGGAACCTTCTACAGGGCCTCCTCCCCTGACACACCGCCTTTCAAGTCCGAGGGCGATACCGTGGCTGCAGGCGATACGATCGGCCTCATTGAGGTCATGAAAACCTTTCAACAGATTCCGGCCGGACTCGACGGCAAGAACATCACCTTCCTCGTCGACAACGAAGAGCCTGTCATGGCTGGCCAGATCATCGCGGAGGTGGATCCATGA
- a CDS encoding 5-oxoprolinase subunit PxpA — translation MKEAVDINCDMGEAFGRWRIGDAHDEELISLISSANIATGFHAGDPNLMDETVRMAAAHGVGVGAHPGYNDLQGFGRRKINGTSREIINDLIYQVGALREFARRHGVPVQHVKPHGALYMELAANTDLSQIFIQYMRTAAPNTFVFCMDGSATCLAAQEAGQPIVREFYADRDYGDTGWIVFTRDAGRPDPKAIARKVIRACTEGVVRTVNGADIPIAFDSICFHSDTLGALDIVRHMREALVAEGIRIAPVSQILDSDAARRSHEQA, via the coding sequence ATGAAGGAAGCTGTCGACATCAACTGCGACATGGGGGAGGCCTTCGGCCGGTGGCGGATTGGTGACGCGCATGACGAGGAGCTCATCTCGCTTATCAGTTCGGCCAATATCGCGACCGGCTTTCATGCCGGCGATCCCAATCTGATGGATGAGACTGTGCGGATGGCGGCCGCTCACGGCGTCGGCGTCGGCGCTCATCCCGGCTACAACGATCTGCAGGGTTTTGGACGGCGCAAGATCAACGGCACCAGCCGCGAGATCATCAACGATCTGATCTATCAGGTCGGTGCGCTGCGGGAATTCGCCAGGCGCCATGGCGTGCCCGTCCAACACGTGAAGCCGCACGGCGCCCTCTATATGGAGCTGGCGGCGAACACGGATCTGTCGCAGATATTCATACAATATATGCGCACGGCGGCGCCGAACACGTTCGTCTTCTGCATGGACGGTTCGGCGACTTGCCTCGCCGCGCAGGAGGCCGGCCAGCCCATCGTGCGCGAGTTCTATGCCGATCGTGACTACGGCGATACGGGCTGGATCGTCTTTACCAGGGATGCGGGTCGTCCCGATCCCAAGGCGATCGCTCGCAAGGTGATCAGGGCCTGCACCGAAGGCGTCGTGCGCACCGTCAATGGTGCTGATATTCCGATCGCCTTCGATTCCATCTGCTTTCATTCCGATACTTTGGGTGCGCTCGATATCGTGCGCCACATGCGCGAGGCCCTGGTTGCCGAGGGCATAAGAATTGCACCCGTTTCACAGATTTTGGACAGTGACGCCGCGCGGAGGTCCCATGAGCAGGCTTGA
- a CDS encoding LysR family transcriptional regulator, translated as MGLSLRQLRYFVATAEYGQISHAAVSLSISQSAVTAAIKDLELTVGVSLFNRAPQGMELTTAGRQFLSHAYEILAKVDEATHLDLVSSDIEGELVVAATYTVIGYFLPLHIERIRRLYPKLKIQLYEVNRESIEEGLLSNRYDISVLLTSNILNPMLTTETLLSSVRRLWLPAGHDLQRRDGIGLREIAEEPYIMLTVDEAAHSSLRYWSRSSYQPKVLLRTSSVEAVRSMVANGLGVAILSDMVHRPWSLEGRRIETVNIQDPVPPMDVGLAWRANVEFSPPMLAFRRYFQQAYSLPGTNA; from the coding sequence ATGGGCCTGAGCCTAAGGCAGCTTCGCTACTTCGTCGCAACGGCCGAATATGGGCAGATCTCGCATGCGGCCGTCAGCCTGTCGATCTCACAGTCGGCTGTCACTGCAGCGATCAAGGATCTCGAATTGACGGTCGGCGTGTCGCTGTTCAATCGCGCGCCGCAAGGGATGGAACTGACGACGGCCGGGCGGCAATTTTTATCTCACGCCTATGAAATTCTGGCCAAGGTCGACGAAGCAACCCATCTCGATCTCGTCAGCAGCGATATCGAGGGAGAGCTTGTCGTCGCCGCGACCTACACCGTCATCGGCTATTTCCTGCCGCTTCACATCGAACGTATCCGCCGTCTCTATCCGAAACTGAAAATCCAGCTCTACGAGGTCAATCGCGAATCGATTGAGGAAGGCCTTCTCAGCAATCGCTACGACATTTCGGTGCTGCTGACCTCGAACATCCTCAATCCGATGCTGACGACCGAAACGCTTCTGAGTTCGGTCAGGCGTCTCTGGCTCCCGGCGGGTCACGACCTGCAGCGCCGCGACGGCATCGGCTTGCGTGAAATCGCCGAGGAACCCTACATCATGCTGACGGTCGATGAGGCAGCCCACTCGTCCTTGCGATACTGGAGCCGAAGTTCCTATCAGCCAAAGGTACTCTTGAGGACAAGTTCGGTCGAGGCTGTCAGGTCAATGGTCGCAAACGGGCTTGGCGTCGCCATCCTCTCGGATATGGTGCATCGCCCCTGGTCGCTTGAGGGGCGCCGGATCGAGACTGTGAATATCCAGGATCCGGTTCCGCCGATGGATGTTGGTCTGGCCTGGCGGGCCAATGTCGAATTCAGCCCGCCAATGCTTGCCTTCCGCCGGTATTTCCAACAGGCCTACAGCCTGCCGGGTACGAACGCATAA
- a CDS encoding methyltransferase family protein, whose translation MGLVLNLIIQTIVWYGFMGAVIFGAAGTMDYAGGWLYVGEMVALSIVFGTIMVRLDPGLLRERLKPPVQKGQPLADKLILIPVLLLIFGGMGFMAADAARWHWSAMPSSVQWVGCGLLLGALLFIYWVMRTNSFAAPVVKIQKDRGQAVITTGPYAIVRHPMYLGALFYIAGTSLVLGSWWGLAVVPILALLLGIRIGVEEKTLRTGLDGYDDYARRVRWRLIPFIW comes from the coding sequence ATGGGTCTTGTTCTAAATCTTATCATCCAGACGATCGTCTGGTACGGCTTCATGGGTGCGGTCATCTTCGGCGCCGCTGGCACGATGGATTACGCGGGCGGGTGGCTCTATGTCGGTGAAATGGTTGCGCTCTCAATCGTTTTTGGGACGATCATGGTACGCCTTGATCCCGGGCTGCTCAGAGAGCGCCTGAAGCCGCCTGTGCAAAAGGGCCAGCCGCTTGCGGACAAGCTGATCCTCATCCCCGTCCTGCTCCTCATATTTGGAGGAATGGGCTTCATGGCGGCAGACGCCGCGCGTTGGCACTGGTCGGCAATGCCATCTTCCGTGCAATGGGTAGGATGTGGCCTCCTCTTGGGAGCACTTTTGTTCATCTACTGGGTCATGCGGACGAACAGCTTCGCGGCGCCGGTCGTGAAAATACAAAAGGACCGCGGGCAGGCGGTCATCACGACAGGTCCTTATGCCATCGTCCGCCACCCGATGTATTTGGGCGCACTCTTCTATATCGCCGGGACATCGCTGGTGCTCGGATCATGGTGGGGCCTCGCGGTCGTCCCCATCCTCGCCCTGCTATTAGGCATCCGGATCGGTGTTGAAGAAAAAACGCTGCGCACGGGCCTCGATGGCTATGACGATTATGCGCGTCGCGTGCGCTGGCGCCTGATTCCGTTCATCTGGTGA
- a CDS encoding GbsR/MarR family transcriptional regulator, with protein MRHWRSGCSRQAPEFDACRELFILYIRYMSNISNKGEHRFVEDVARLLVPWGVPPIAARLYGHLLLCPRPVSLDQITEDLGISKSSASVAARLLETYTLARRHSEPGTKRALYVVADDYEAMIRQQNRLLDALADQLNAGAGIVSSKEVNARLEEMAEFYRVMRGAMEDTMSRWKRSRRPR; from the coding sequence ATGCGTCACTGGCGCAGTGGCTGTTCGCGGCAGGCTCCTGAGTTTGACGCTTGTCGTGAGCTCTTTATTCTATATATTCGGTATATGTCGAATATTTCAAACAAGGGCGAGCACCGCTTCGTGGAGGATGTAGCTCGGCTGCTCGTGCCTTGGGGCGTACCGCCCATCGCCGCCCGGCTTTATGGTCATCTGCTTCTCTGCCCCCGTCCCGTTAGTCTCGACCAGATCACTGAAGATCTCGGGATCAGCAAGAGCAGCGCAAGCGTGGCGGCGCGTTTGTTGGAGACCTACACACTCGCGCGTCGCCACAGCGAGCCTGGAACAAAGCGCGCTCTCTACGTGGTGGCGGACGACTACGAAGCCATGATCCGACAACAGAACCGGCTGCTCGACGCATTGGCCGACCAGTTGAATGCCGGGGCAGGAATCGTCTCGTCCAAGGAAGTAAACGCACGTCTCGAGGAGATGGCGGAATTCTATCGGGTGATGCGCGGCGCCATGGAAGATACCATGAGCCGTTGGAAGCGCAGCCGGCGCCCGCGGTGA
- a CDS encoding alpha/beta hydrolase family protein, producing MLSASRFYADPWARWGYEPSFDGTLLAWWGTKGGHPAVFVGEITAKPLKAFVSFSGPLLHFSWRGYANRLLLTEGDRLFEVDPRRPNERIDVTPQGFQTWQIIAEPSAPDARQAVISHDRSPAFTDLYTTLADGTARQLLEENSGRTESWLLDADLLPCLRVERGEDGARRYVARLGDGSWKEIAALKPEETLIIWNVDPHGLRYEALSNRGRDKIALVGIDPSTGQETAIAGSDAVDILDAIRFNPAGPTDLVVIRNGFPRLVPISKRGEAFAELVSGAGRHADFEITGASKGGRIIAASVSFDAQQPRAMLFDLAAKTDLRLGPEQQALPATATMPVEIAARDGEQLSAILTLPEKATTPMPAVIAAHGGPARHENWGFDRDRAFLASRGYAVLSVNYRGSTGFGKRFQALGFRQFGRTMPDDLADAARWLIDKDIAIPGRIAIQGESFGGMIAALSMSRDSGLFAAAIIDYPVVDLPFQMEHNPAGWALFTEQVEQYFGTPVNKADARALTESSPINQVEHAQGAFLLTAGEADSIVGAEQTRRYEMALRKAGRAVTALYFAGEAHGYTKWQTKLARARAIELFLAGCIGGKAKKIDWRTALARHWK from the coding sequence TTGCTTTCAGCCAGCCGCTTCTACGCCGATCCCTGGGCACGCTGGGGATACGAGCCGAGCTTTGATGGAACACTGCTGGCCTGGTGGGGCACGAAGGGCGGACACCCGGCGGTTTTCGTCGGCGAGATCACAGCAAAGCCGCTCAAAGCTTTCGTCAGCTTTTCCGGACCCCTGTTGCATTTTTCCTGGCGCGGCTACGCTAACCGGCTGCTGCTGACGGAAGGCGACCGGCTGTTCGAGGTGGATCCCAGACGTCCGAACGAACGCATCGACGTCACGCCGCAGGGTTTCCAGACCTGGCAGATCATTGCGGAGCCGTCCGCCCCCGACGCAAGACAGGCCGTCATCTCGCACGATCGCAGCCCCGCCTTCACCGATCTTTATACGACGCTCGCCGACGGCACGGCACGGCAACTGCTCGAGGAGAATTCCGGGCGTACGGAGAGCTGGCTGCTCGATGCCGATCTGCTGCCCTGCCTGCGTGTCGAGCGCGGCGAGGACGGCGCCAGGCGCTATGTCGCAAGGCTTGGCGACGGCAGCTGGAAAGAGATTGCGGCGCTTAAGCCCGAGGAAACGCTGATTATCTGGAATGTCGACCCGCATGGCCTGCGCTACGAGGCGCTGTCGAACCGCGGCCGCGACAAGATCGCCCTTGTCGGCATCGATCCTTCAACCGGGCAGGAAACCGCAATCGCCGGCAGCGATGCCGTCGATATCCTCGATGCGATCCGTTTCAACCCCGCAGGGCCGACCGACCTTGTCGTCATCCGCAACGGCTTTCCACGGCTCGTGCCTATCTCTAAACGCGGTGAGGCCTTCGCCGAACTCGTGTCGGGTGCTGGTCGCCATGCGGATTTCGAGATTACCGGCGCATCGAAGGGTGGCAGGATCATCGCCGCCTCCGTCTCCTTCGACGCGCAGCAACCGCGCGCCATGCTTTTCGATCTCGCTGCGAAAACCGATCTGAGGCTCGGGCCTGAGCAGCAAGCGCTACCCGCGACGGCAACCATGCCCGTGGAGATTGCCGCGCGCGATGGCGAGCAGTTGAGCGCCATTCTCACATTGCCCGAAAAGGCCACAACACCTATGCCCGCCGTCATCGCCGCCCATGGCGGCCCGGCGCGGCATGAGAACTGGGGCTTCGACCGCGACAGAGCCTTCCTGGCAAGTAGGGGCTATGCCGTGCTGTCGGTCAACTATCGTGGCTCGACCGGTTTTGGAAAGCGCTTCCAGGCACTCGGCTTCCGGCAGTTCGGCCGCACCATGCCGGACGACCTCGCCGATGCCGCACGCTGGCTCATCGACAAGGACATTGCCATACCCGGGCGCATCGCCATCCAGGGCGAGAGTTTCGGCGGCATGATCGCAGCGCTCTCCATGAGCCGCGACTCCGGCCTGTTTGCTGCCGCCATCATCGACTATCCCGTCGTTGACCTGCCGTTCCAGATGGAACACAACCCTGCCGGCTGGGCGCTTTTCACCGAGCAGGTGGAGCAATATTTCGGCACACCCGTCAACAAGGCGGATGCCCGCGCGCTCACTGAATCCTCGCCGATCAACCAGGTCGAGCACGCCCAGGGCGCCTTCCTGCTGACGGCAGGCGAAGCCGATTCGATCGTCGGTGCGGAGCAGACCAGGCGGTACGAAATGGCGCTGCGCAAAGCCGGTCGCGCGGTGACCGCTCTCTACTTCGCCGGCGAAGCACACGGCTACACGAAATGGCAGACGAAACTGGCCAGAGCCCGGGCGATAGAGCTCTTTCTTGCCGGTTGCATTGGCGGAAAGGCAAAAAAAATCGATTGGCGGACGGCCCTGGCAAGGCATTGGAAATAA
- a CDS encoding HlyD family efflux transporter periplasmic adaptor subunit: MAVPIGWHLTGYLMAVVLAAVVIFLSTASYSRIVQATGVILPDKGIAVVIPPRAGVIMQMMVADGDHVNEGQELIAVRSEDYLVSGESASKKVAEMLQRQNASIDEQLQEVKNDEASQTAQFSAQISGFETQIAKLESQIGLQQDLIKSIEADVERIRGLVSKGIVAQRDVLLREDSLTERRQQMSVIESTLSERRSDLSDAQRMLDQVKARANEKKASLETEREDVNRGMATNEQSRAYIIRAAMPGTISGLTARIGEAVNPQQALMSIVPERAVLHAQLDVPNAAIGFVEVGQDVRLAIDAFPYQSFGTIGGHVSSLSKSPVSRSGAGSANLNYLVKIELERQDILAYGKPQALFPGMTLSARIATARQSLLEWLFQPLYALQRR; the protein is encoded by the coding sequence ATGGCCGTACCGATCGGCTGGCACCTGACCGGCTATCTGATGGCCGTCGTGCTTGCAGCCGTCGTGATCTTCCTCTCGACGGCGAGCTATTCGCGCATCGTGCAAGCCACCGGTGTCATCCTGCCGGACAAAGGCATTGCCGTGGTAATCCCGCCCCGCGCCGGCGTCATCATGCAGATGATGGTGGCCGATGGCGACCATGTAAACGAGGGACAGGAACTGATCGCCGTGCGCTCCGAGGACTATCTCGTCAGCGGCGAATCCGCCTCAAAAAAAGTCGCCGAGATGCTGCAGCGGCAGAATGCCAGCATCGACGAGCAGCTGCAGGAAGTAAAGAATGACGAAGCGTCCCAGACGGCGCAGTTTTCCGCTCAGATCTCCGGCTTCGAAACGCAAATTGCCAAGCTCGAAAGCCAGATCGGCCTGCAGCAGGATCTCATCAAGTCGATCGAGGCCGATGTCGAGCGCATTCGCGGCCTCGTCAGCAAGGGCATCGTGGCGCAGCGCGACGTGCTGCTGCGCGAGGACTCGCTGACCGAGCGCCGTCAGCAAATGTCGGTGATCGAAAGTACGCTGTCCGAGCGCCGCTCCGATCTCTCCGATGCGCAGCGCATGCTCGACCAGGTGAAGGCCCGCGCCAACGAGAAGAAGGCATCGCTGGAGACCGAGCGCGAAGACGTCAATCGCGGCATGGCGACCAACGAGCAGTCGCGCGCCTATATTATCCGCGCCGCCATGCCCGGCACTATATCCGGGCTCACCGCCAGGATCGGCGAGGCCGTCAATCCGCAGCAGGCGCTGATGAGCATCGTGCCCGAACGGGCCGTGCTGCATGCCCAGCTCGACGTGCCCAATGCGGCGATCGGTTTCGTCGAGGTCGGCCAGGATGTGCGGCTCGCCATTGACGCTTTCCCCTACCAGAGCTTCGGCACTATTGGCGGCCATGTCAGCAGCCTGTCGAAAAGCCCGGTATCGCGTAGCGGCGCCGGCAGTGCCAACCTCAATTATCTCGTCAAGATCGAGCTCGAACGGCAAGATATCCTCGCCTACGGCAAGCCGCAGGCACTGTTTCCCGGCATGACGCTGTCGGCCCGCATCGCGACAGCCCGCCAGTCGCTGCTGGAGTGGCTGTTCCAGCCGCTCTACGCCTTGCAGCGCCGGTAA